In the Lepidochelys kempii isolate rLepKem1 chromosome 3, rLepKem1.hap2, whole genome shotgun sequence genome, one interval contains:
- the LOC140908375 gene encoding uncharacterized protein produces the protein MPFGIQMFGRTTSQRESGIYPDHTVAETYQKTREANSRSGSAPQTCHFYEELHAILGGDTTTTPKHSVDTSQEPQETSSNNEEDIVDKEEEEEENVRQASGGSILPNSQELFLILETIPSQDQLAVECDVGEGTSAETLSVGASSTPGQTLSQIRRRKKNKFNELMHASKSEKIELRAWRITLLTSWTWTGRTGEHATRVKKMHAGRDAADDEGAIRHVEVSD, from the exons ATGCCATTTGGCATTCAGATGTTTGGCAGAACAACATCTCAGAGGGAAAGTGGCATTTACCCAGACCATACCGTGGCAGAGA CGTACCAGAAGACAAGAGAGGCGAACAGTCgttctggttctgccccacagacatgccacttttatgaggagctgcatgcaattcttggCGGTgacaccaccactaccccaaaacactctgtggatacctcccaggagccccaggagACCTCGAGCAACAATGAGGAGGACATTGTtgacaaggaagaggaggaggaagagaatgtgaggcaggcaagcggaggatccattctccccaacagccaagaactgtttttaatCCTGGAAACCATCCCTTCCCAGGACCAGTTGGCGGTGGAGTGTGATgttggggaaggcacctctg CTGAAACCTTGTCCGTCGGTGCATCCTCCACCCCAGGACAGAcactttcccagattagaaggcggaaaaagaATAAGTTCAATGAATTAATGCATGCCTCCAAGAGTGAGAAGATAGAGCTCAGAGCATGGAGGATTACACTGCTGACAAGCTGGACATGGACAGGGAGGACAGGAGAGCATGCAACAAGAGTGAAGAAGATGCatgcaggaagagatgctgcagatgatgaaggagcaatcagacatgttgaggtgTCTGACTGA